In the Caballeronia sp. LZ062 genome, one interval contains:
- a CDS encoding 2Fe-2S iron-sulfur cluster-binding protein, with product MTAIPSASGVDMRSLSLTINGNKVGPMPVPSGLPMIDFLHEYAGLTGSRLGCGQGVCHACVVIVDHADGTSEEVRTCINGAHFFDGKTIRTIEGHAKRDEHGNVIELSPVQQQFLDHFSFQCGYCTPGFVNATTVLLERLKREPIVKDQIEATIMAALNDHICRCTGYVRYYEAVKDLVLATPGLVKDAE from the coding sequence ATGACGGCCATCCCATCCGCCTCGGGCGTCGACATGCGCTCGCTTTCCCTGACGATCAACGGCAACAAGGTCGGCCCCATGCCGGTGCCGTCCGGCTTGCCGATGATCGACTTCCTGCACGAATACGCCGGTCTCACGGGCTCCCGGCTCGGTTGCGGCCAGGGCGTGTGCCATGCGTGTGTCGTGATCGTCGATCACGCGGACGGCACGAGCGAAGAAGTGCGTACGTGCATCAACGGCGCACATTTCTTCGACGGCAAGACGATACGGACCATCGAGGGGCACGCGAAGCGCGACGAACACGGCAACGTGATCGAACTGTCGCCCGTGCAGCAGCAGTTTCTCGACCATTTCAGCTTCCAGTGCGGCTATTGCACGCCGGGCTTCGTAAACGCGACGACCGTGTTGCTGGAGCGGCTCAAGCGCGAGCCGATCGTAAAAGACCAGATCGAAGCGACGATCATGGCCGCGCTCAACGATCACATTTGCCGCTGCACCGGCTACGTGCGCTACTACGAAGCCGTGAAGGACCTCGTGCTCGCCACGCCCGGACTCGTGAAGGACGCCGAATGA